In Citrus sinensis cultivar Valencia sweet orange chromosome 4, DVS_A1.0, whole genome shotgun sequence, one DNA window encodes the following:
- the LOC102623089 gene encoding plant-specific TFIIB-related protein PTF2 produces the protein MPCTSCGSKTLTREDISGSLICVSCGVVQAFDNYDAQLYGRDGPTGIYVHVGTAGTGSALNYKEKKIYESNKLIDELTFKLDLTGQRSIQIKNMIDKITDGEFGLGDWFPILIGACSYVVMRLDDKSLPISEVASVLNCDVYELGRMITRVVEFLNLKLPEVDIVSMFERVIRNSRLQGFTNLDESMLDRMRKQGVLLLNCAVKWFLTTGRRPMPVVVAVLVFVVELNGVSVKIENVAKEVHCTVVTCRKRYKELLEALVKVAQALPWGKDVTVKNVLKNSPFVMNYMEMKSMEKRKEERDGLNCGGIDLGDVVSECLKKDVEYRIEGGGVESDPRYLEVEERSGLALTGVDCVHKTQLSHECLAMIYTRFANEIDDGKLLEESEVIHGVKGRGGYELHAYRDWWCGKSELSKKVLLKKILEKDVGLDVMPPSFVNGCMVNERRRAKINAAKIRIDKIMNPSRASTGDVDNVYFLESVHTRKRKRKPVAEIDWEDLIIETLLLHQVKEEEIEAGHYNTLLDLHVFNSGIM, from the coding sequence ATGCCATGCACAAGTTGCGGGTCAAAGACCCTCACCCGCGAAGACATCTCCGGCAGCCTAATATGCGTGTCATGCGGCGTCGTTCAAGCATTCGACAACTACGACGCCCAATTATACGGCCGCGACGGGCCGACTGGAATCTACGTCCACGTCGGCACTGCAGGTACGGGTTCTGCCTTGAactataaagaaaaaaaaatctacgaatctaataaattaatcgaTGAGTTAACCTTTAAGCTAGATTTGACCGGTCAAAGAtctattcaaataaaaaacatgaTCGATAAAATCACCGACGGCGAGTTCGGGTTAGGAGATTGGTTCCCTATTTTAATCGGCGCGTGTAGTTATGTTGTAATGAGACTGGATGATAAATCGCTACCAATTTCCGAAGTAGCATCGGTTCTCAACTGTGATGTGTACGAATTAGGTAGAATGATTACACGTGTTGTTgagtttttgaatttaaaattacctGAAGTTGACATTGTGAGTATGTTCGAGAGAGTCATTAGGAACTCCAGGTTGCAAGGGTTTACCAATTTGGATGAGAGTATGTTGGACAGGATGAGAAAGCAAGGAGTGCTTTTGTTGAATTGTGCGGTGAAATGGTTTTTGACTACTGGAAGGAGGCCAATGCCAGTGGTGGTGGCAGTGTTGGTGTTTGTGGTGGAGTTGAATGGGGTCAGTGTGAAGATTGAGAATGTTGCGAAGGAGGTACATTGCACAGTGGTTACATGTAGGAAGCGATATAAGGAGTTGTTGGAAGCGCTTGTGAAAGTGGCACAGGCATTGCCTTGGGGGAAGGATGTGACTGTCAAGAATGTTCTGAAGAATTCTCCGTTTGTGATGAATTATATGGAGATGAAGTCGATGGAGAAGAGGAAAGAAGAGAGGGATGGGTTGAACTGTGGCGGCATTGATTTGGGTGATGTGGTTAGTGAGTGTTTAAAGAAAGACGTTGAGTACAGAATTGAAGGGGGTGGGGTGGAAAGTGATCCTCGGTATTTGGAGGTGGAAGAAAGAAGCGGGCTCGCATTAACAGGGGTTGATTGTGTTCATAAGACTCAACTTTCTCATGAATGCTTGGCGATGATTTATACTAGGTTTGCAAATGAGATTGATGATGGTAAGCTGTTGGAAGAGAGTGAGGTGATACATGGAGTGAAGGGAAGGGGAGGGTATGAGCTTCATGCATATAGGGATTGGTGGTGTGGAAAATCAGAATTGAGCAAGAAGGTTTTGCTGAAGAAAATACTGGAGAAAGACGTTGGGTTGGATGTTATGCCTCCATCTTTTGTTAATGGTTGCATGGTGAATGAGAGGAGGAGAGCAAAGATAAATGCTGCTAAGATACGGATTGATAAGATTATGAATCCCTCGAGGGCTAGTACTGGTGATGTTGACaatgtttactttttggaaaGTGTACATACCAGGAAGAGAAAACGAAAGCCAGTTGCTGAAATTGATTGGGAAGATTTAATCATTGAGACCCTTCTCCTCCATCAGGTGAAGGAAGAGGAAATTGAGGCAGGGCACTATAATACATTGTTGGACTTGCATGTGTTCAACTCAGGGATTATGTAA
- the LOC102627868 gene encoding floricaula/leafy homolog, which produces MDPEAFTASLFKWDPRVVVAPPPARVQLEQVSQPPAVPLGAAAAAAYSALVRPRELGGLEELFQAYGIRYHTAAKIAELGFTVNTLLDMKDEELDEMMNSLGHLFRWELLVGERYGIKAAVRAERRRLDEDDLRRRHFLSSDTTTNAVDALSQEGLSEEPVQQDKEAAGSGGGGPWEVAEKKKKQRGRKGPRPRKVVDVNLEDENDDDEYGGGCGGMERQREHPFIVTEPGEVARGKKNGLDYLFHLYEQCRDFLIQVQNIAKERGEKCPTKVTNQVFRYAKKAGASYINKPKMRHYVHCYALHCLDEEASNALRRAFKERGENVGAWRQACYKPLVAIAARQGWDIDAIFNAHPRLGIWYVPTRLRQLCHAERNGAGAAASSSVSAGAEHSVILKPY; this is translated from the exons ATGGACCCGGAAGCTTTCACGGCGAGTTTGTTCAAGTGGGACCCACGAGTGGTCGTGGCACCACCACCGGCCAGGGTGCAGCTGGAACAGGTGTCACAACCACCAGCAGTGCCGCTTGGTGCTGCGGCGGCGGCAGCCTACTCGGCGCTGGTGCGTCCAAGGGAGTTGGGTGGGCTGGAGGAGCTGTTCCAGGCTTATGGGATAAGATACCACACAGCAGCGAAGATAGCGGAGCTCGGGTTCACGGTGAACACGCTGTTGGACATGAAAGACGAGGAGCTCGATGAGATGATGAACAGCTTGGGTCACTTGTTCAGGTGGGAGCTGCTCGTTGGAGAGAGATACGGCATCAAAGCTGCTGTTAGGGCTGAGAGGAGAAGGCTTGACGAAGATGATTTACGACGGCGTCACTTTCTGTCTAGTGATACTACTACCAACGCTGTTGATGCTTTGTCCCAAGAAG GGTTATCGGAGGAGCCGGTGCAGCAAGATAAGGAGGCGGCAGGGAGCGGTGGAGGGGGACCGTGGGAGGTGgcggagaagaagaagaaacagcGGGGGAGGAAGGGACCGAGACCGAGGAAGGTGGTGGATGTTAATCTTGAAGACGAGAATGATGACGATGAATATGGTGGTGGTTGCGGTGGCATGGAGAGACAGCGAGAGCACCCATTCATTGTGACCGAACCTGGTGAGGTGGCACGTGGCAAAAAGAACGGCCTCGATTACCTCTTCCATCTCTACGAGCAATGCCGTGATTTCTTGATCCAGGTCCAGAACATCGCCAAGGAGCGCGGCGAAAAATGCCCAACCAag GTGACTAATCAGGTGTTTAGGTATGCGAAGAAGGCCGGAGCGAGCTATATTAACAAGCCAAAAATGCGGCACTATGTGCATTGCTACGCATTGCACTGCCTGGACGAGGAAGCATCGAATGCACTGAGGAGGGCTTTCAAGGAGAGAGGGGAGAATGTTGGGGCATGGAGACAGGCATGCTACAAGCCTCTTGTAGCCATTGCTGCCCGCCAAGGTTGGGATATTGATGCCATTTTCAATGCTCATCCCCGTCTTGGCATTTGGTACGTGCCCACCAGGCTTCGCCAACTTTGTCATGCTGAGCGCAATGGTGCTGGCGCTGCCGCTTCTAGCTCTGTTTCTGCCGGGGCTGAACATTCCGTCATTTTGAAGCCATACTGA